The genomic window GCATTTGCTTTGTCCTTTAATCCGACTTTCGTGAGGAGTCCCATCGCACGGATATTTGCTTTCTCTTCATCCATCCCTCTCACAATAATGGGAGAAAGTGAGACATCCGTCCTATATTATATACTGGGGCATATGCAATATACTTGCACTTGCATATTTAGACAGTATTATTTATTGAGTAACTCAGGTTAGCATATGTCTATAAAAATCTTCCTGTTTAATACGTATCATCTGGCATATTTATGCTGCTGTGATGAATGAAATCCCTTAAATAGGCAAAGAAAACAGAAGAAATAAAGTTAAAATAAAAATCAATTCAAAGTAGAAGCCACTCTTCGTTTATACCTAATATCCATTACTCCATGGCTGCAACTGATCGACTCACTATCTGGATCAACACTTGCAGGCAGAGTTACGTGTTGTGTCTCAGTGCATCCAGCGTCCGGGAAATGCACTGCAATGTCTACTTCATTGTGGCGTGAGGCAATTGACACAAGATCTTCGTCAACTTTAATGTCGACTGTAACGTAAACTTCATCGTCGGTCTTAAATGTCTCAACCAGGGGAGTTTGGTCTTTTACAAAAACATCCTCTGGTGTCTCCTCTGCTGGTGGTGATTGTTCATTGAATTGATCATTATCCATAGGGTTATGAGCAATGGAAAACCCATATACGAAGGGCTTATTGTCATTACCTTCTCTCATCTTTTCAAAAACATACTGAAGAAGGTCTTCGATGTCTTCGAAAGAATTATTTTCGTCTCTATTGTTGTCATCTTTTTTGCGATCATTCATGTTCTCTACCTCCCCGGTTTAGTAAAAAAAAGATTGTTCGAACATATGCGAACATCGTATATAAACTATTCCCTAGAAGCCATTGAATAATTATATCTGGCAGAAAACCAATGAGATTATGGGGATTATAAATGAGTTTGAAACCTATGGAAAAAGCGACATTTGCTGCCGGATGCTTCTGGGGGATTGAGGCAGCATTCAGGGAAGTTGAAGGCGTTATTAGCACACGGGTTGGTTACACAGGAGGGAGTGTACCCAATCCCTCTTATAAGGAAGTTTGTACCGGACGTACAGGCCACGCTGAAGCTGTTGAGATTACTTATGATCCACAAATTGTAAGTTATGAACAAATGCTGGATATTTTCTGGAATATTCATGATCCTACAACATCTAATCGACAGGGGCCGGATGTTGGAACACAATATCGCTCTGCTATATTTTATCATGACAAAAAACAAAAAGAAATTGCTCTGAGTTGCCTTCATAAGCTACAGCAATCAGGCAAATTCAAGGCTATAGTTACAGAAATTGAGCCCGCTTCTGAATTTTATCCTGCAGAAGATTATCATCAGCAATATTTCGAAAAAATGGGGATATGTAGTTCCGGAAAATGTGGCTGGAAATAAGTATGATCTGCGACCATTTAAACAATGGGCAAGAATTAACTACCAATCTCAAGAAGAAGGCAAACCGGTTTACTCCTTCAGATTTTATGAAAATAAGATCTCTGATGTTGCAAAGTACTGAAAACCTCCCTTCAAAATACAGACAGATATATGGTGAGGATTTATTCAGGCATCTTTATGAAACCATAGAGGAGATTAAAAGATACAACGCAACCACTCTACTCTTAACTTTTGATAGGAAGGATTGCCTGGATCTAATTCAGCGTATCGATTTAATGCAGGAAGAGGATAATGAAAAAAACAGGTTGTTCACAGATCTGGCCAAATTGACTTCAATATACCTCATATTTGTTGCAGGCAAGCCCCTCCATCCTTTAAATATGGAATTCCCTGGAGGTAGCAAAATTGCAAAAAAGGACAATGTGTATTATTGTCCCGCGAAAAACAAACAGAAAGATGTGGAGATTGCATTATGCAAGTTTTGCATATGCAGGGATATGGATGAAATGGGGGAGTGAAAATCACTCAGATATTTGCTTCATCAACAAGCCTTTTGAAAAAAGCATCAGAAGCTCCCTGTCCATCCAGTGGTCCACAAAACTTGATTAATTCCCAACCTTCGTTTCCCATTTCATTTAATTCGTCTTTTGTTTTACTCCAGTCATCAGTTCTTATTGGTTTTATATCATATTCCCAGCAAGGCATGTATTAACCACCTTTTTATTGTGTAGCTAAAAGTTGCAACTGCATCATATATAACACTTATTAAAAATTGTTTTTTATGACTGTACAAGTAAACTTTATTCCAGTCGCGCAATATCTAATAGTATTACTTTTGGAAATTAAACGTTTTTGATTATTAAGTTCTTTTAGTTTTGCATTCTATTCAATATAAATATTATTTTATTTTTAGTTTCTTTGGATTTATGAATTTATTATTTCGCTATGTAACTTGAAACATTATTGGATATTGATGCATTATTAAATATGATGAAATCGTAGTTCCACCGTATTCTACATATCGAGGAGAACTTATTATGACATCCACACGTTTTGTTATCACTGTAATTGGAATAGATAAAGTCGGGATAGTAGCACATATAACAAATGTATTGGCCCAATTCGAGGTGAACATTGTGGACATAAGCCAGACTATAATGGAAGATCTGTTCACCATGATAATGCTGACAGAGTCAAAAGAAAAGGGATTTGACCTTGATGCGTTCCAGAATGCAATAAATGCTGCTGGAGATGAACTTGGTGTTGAGATCCAGGTACAGAAAGACGATGTATTCCGTTTCATGCACCGTATATGAATTCCCAAAAGAGGTGATATAAATGTTCATTCATCCTGAAGAAATAATGGAAACCATTCAGATGATTTCCAGCATGAACCTTGACATACGAACTGTCACAATGGGAATCAATCTGCGAGATTGTGCTCATCCTGATATTGAGACTTTTAATGACAACATTCATGAAAAAATGACACGTTGCGCCAGCAAACTGGTTGATGTTGCAGACGAAGTCGAACAAATGTATGGCATACCCATAATCAATAAACGTATATCTGTTACACCAATTGCCACAATTGCAGAAACTTTCACACAGGAAGAGATAGTTTCCATTGCAAGGACTCTTGACAGGGCAGCCAATGAGATTGGAGTTGATTTCATAGGTGGTTTCACCGCTCTTGTCCATAAAGGGATGACAGATGGTGACAGACGGCTTATTAATGCAATCCCTGAGGCTCTTGCAGTTACGGAAAAGGTTTGTTCTTCTGTTAATGTGGCAACTACGAAAGCCGGCATAAACATGAATGCTGTGAATCTTATGGGAAAAGTGATTAAAGAAACTGCAGACCTTACCAGGGACAGGGAAGGTATTGGCTGTGCTAAACTCGTAGTTTTTGCAAACGCCCCGGAAGATAATCCTTTTATGGCTGGTGCTTTTCACGGAGTAGGTGAGGCTGATTGCGTCATAAACGTGGGCGTAAGTGGCCCCGGTGTTGTGAATTCTGCTATAAGGGACCTGGATAATCCTGACCTTGGAGAAATCGCTGAGTGTATAAAGAAAACGGCCTTTAAAATCACAAGAATGGGAGAGATGACCGGCAGGGAAGTATCCAGGAGACTCGAAGCTGACTTTGGGGTCGTGGACCTCTCACTTGCACCCACACCTGAAGTTGGTGATAGTGTAGCAGCTATCCTTGAGGCAATGGGACTGGAAAGTTGTGGCACCCACGGAACCACAGCAGCTCTTGCATTGTTGAATGATGCGGTAAAGAAAGGCGGTGCAATGGCATCATCTTCTGTAGGCGGACTAAGTGGGGCTTTTATACCTGTAAGTGAAGATGCAGGAATGATAGAGGCTGTGAAACGTGGTTCACTGAAACTGGATAAGCTCGAAGCAATGACATCTGTATGTTCGGTGGGATTGGATATGATTGCAGTTCCCGGTGACACTTCATCCTATACGATTTCGGCAATTATGGCCGATGAAATGGCTATAGGAATGATAAACAGGAAAACAACAGCAGTGCGCATCATTCCTGCACCGGGCAAAAAAACGGGAGATATGGTTGAGTACGGAGGATTGCTTGGAAGCTGTCCTGTCATGCCTGTCCATAAATTCAGTTCGGAAGAGTTTGTTAAAAAAGCAGGGCGCATACCGGCGCCAATACAGGCACTCACAAACTGAAAGTGTCAAAAGTGGAATTATAGAGTTCTTTACTCTTTTCCACAATATCATCTACAACTTTCTTTTTGTTTGCCATTCCGTTAATGTCAACAACAATATCTGCATATTTCCGGTACAATTGCCACCTTTCCAGATACAATTTCTTAATTCCTTTTTCCCGGAAACCCACGAGCCCTCTTTTCCAGGGATGGGATATCCTTTTTCTTATATTTGGAAAGGTATCATCAAGGAGTATGATTAAAGATTTTTCAGAAAGGATTTCCATTGCAGCTTCTGAGTAGATTGCACTACCGCCTGTAGAAATCACCATTTTATCCCTTAAATCCAAATCCAGTATGGCATCCTCTTCAACTTTGATAAAAGCTGAATCTCCCTTTTCGTCAAGATAATCCTGTAATGGTCCACCTATTCTTTGCATGATAAGGTCATCCACATCAACAAAGCTATAGCCTAAATGGGTGGCAAGAAGCTTACCAATAGTGCTTTTTCCGACACCGGCCATTCCAATTAGGGTAATGATCATAAATATCACTTGGTTTTATTAGGGGATAAATGCAATGTTTGCAAATTAATGAAGATTTACTAATTAAAAATTTTAATTCATCGGTTAGGTATATACGTTAGAGTGTCATAATTATTTTCGGGTCTATTCTAGGGAGGTTTCAATATGAGTGAACTGAGCAAAGAGACTATAGTTTCGGAAATGATGGAAACAAATGAAAAAAACCCGGTGGGTCATGCTTTAAAGATGTTGACAGACTTCAGTGTGGAAACAAAGAGAGGAACCGTAAACGGCAAAGCGGGAGATTATATCGTCAAACGTAATAACGGGACAGTTTCTGTACTCAAATCATCGATGTTCTTCCGAAAATACCGAGTCCTGCGTTGACAAAGGGCTTATTAATCTAACTTTTTTCGAACTCATTCTGGCCATTTTGGATATTCATTTTCCTGAGGATTTCTATTTGTTATAATATTTTCAGATAGCAATAACAACTGTTATTAATGCACTCCTCCATTGTGCAGTCAGTTCAACAGGCGGTAGATGGATGGAAAAAGGCAGATTACTTGTTTATTTATCTATATTTACTATAATGGGATTGTCCAATGCAGTGATACCTATTCTTCCTGAACTTGCAGGACTTGGACCTGGAAATCATTCAGTCGAATTGTCAAGTTTTCTTTTTTCTGCCTATTTTATAGGAGCTTTGCTTACGATGCTGCCCTTTGGAATACTGGCAGAAAGATATGGCTTTATGAGATTTGTGACAATCAGCCTGTTATTGACATTTTTTTCAGGAGCTATAATGCTTTTTACCAATGAAATTCACCTGCTCATTCTTGCAAGATTAATGGAAGGTGCCGCATGTGGTGCATTTTTCCCAGCAGCATTTTCTTATCTTGGTTCATTCAGCAAGAGAAAACAGTATATGGGAGAATTTAATTTTCTATTAAATGCAGGACTTGCCGGCGGTGTTGCTTTAAGTGGTCTTTTGGCTACCATGGGTTTAAAGTATGGTATAATGGCTTTTACAGTTATATCTTTCTTGACCCTTATTGCAGGGTTGGGATACCTGTACAAAAATGGCCGGGATAAAGAAAAATTGCAGTCTCCAATTATTGCTGAAATCCGGCAAAAGATCTCCACAACTTCAGGATTTCTGGTAGACAAATCTTATACGGGTATATGGATAATAGTTTTTGTACTGATAGGTACCAATGGTGTATTACTTGCTTTGTATCCTGATTACAGTACAGGCATGCTTTCTAAAGCCGAACTGGGAATGGCCATTGCAGTAAGCTATATCAGCACAATGATATCTTCCATTTGGGTATCACATACATCCATGAAATCAAAACAAATGATCAATATGGGCATTGTGGTAGCAGCTTCAGGAACCCTGGCTACCATATGGTTGCCTTTTGTAGGATTTGCATTGGTGGGATCTGGTTCAGGACTCGCGATGGTTGGATTACCCACGCTGCTGGCATCAATGAGTAAGAACAAGGGGATCACAATGGGCCTTTACAGCACATATACCTATGGAGGTCTTGCAATCATGCCTATATTTGCAGGAGCCCTCTCGGGAATTATGGGATTGGAAATAATCTTTGCTATTTTTGCAATTCTCCTTTTCCTGACTCTTTTTGTTAATTATAAAATAAGACCAAATAAAAACGGGAGATAAATTTACATGCCTGAGAATCGATTCTCCAGGCGCACTTTATTCTTTGATGGACACAGAACCAACCAAACTCAGAAAACAATGGTTTCATCTTTTCGAACCCCTGAGAAGAGAAAATATAACAACATTCTTTGTATTTGAAACATATGATATCATTGGCCAGACCCTACAGTCAAGTGGCATGGAAGGTTATCTGCCAGATGGCATTATAGATACGATGATAAAAACAAAGGATGACTCGTCCCAGAGATATATAAAGGTAAAGAAAATGAGAGCGATGTCTCACATGGACTCCTACATCCTTACTGTTTCAGGGAATGGTATTGAAAGCTACAAGGAGACGTCATTCTAAAATTAAAGTGGGGATGTACCTATTCCCATAATTGTCAATTGTGTTTCCATGGGGGGATGTTTCCACCCTTCAGGAATTACTTTCTTTTCCTTTATATTGAAAGATATCTGATCTTTTTTGATACCACAACTTTTCATATATTCAAATAGTACATTTTTGCCGTTATCTATGGAATAATCATAGGCTTGCGTGTAAGTTTGGAAACTCTTTCTTCCATTTTGGGAAAAAACAAGGAAATCCTGATCTGGTTCGGATAAAGATGCAGGCCTTATAAGGTACTCAAGTCTTTTTATTCCTTTACCATATAGAGCCCCAATTGCGTTTCCCACATCTGCATGTTGCGGGAGAATGATGTCAGCGTCCACAATTTTTCCAAGTGATTTTACATATGGGGCTACAGGGCCACCAATAAGGACTACAGGTAATTTCACCTTAAAAGTAGCAGGGTAATTACCAGTTAGGGTCTCCATTATACTCTCTTTTTCGATATTTGGAAGAGCGAAACATATCAGGTCATATGCCATATTGAGAGCAAATTTTTCTTTCAGTGTTTCACATATTTCAAATTTACTGCTAAAAGCAAATCTTGCAAAAATGTCAGCCCCGATTGATGCGGCTTCCACATCCCATTGTTCATAATCTCCCAATACATGTAATACATCTGTCGGAGTGAAACCTATAACCCTTATGAATCGTTTGCTTATAAGTAAGTCTAGCATATTTGATGAAATGTGGCTCCTGGTGAGGGATGTAAGTTCCCTGTAAGACATCGGTTCACTGCCAAGCACGTCAAGTATTCTTCTTTCGGAGTCTGTTAATTCATGTTTGCCAGAGCTGTTTTTAACGAAAAATCTGGCTGGTTGGATATTTTCATCAAAGAGATCCCTTTGTGGATTAGAAGCGTTTTTTAATTTTGATATGAATCCCGGGTACATTTGTGCTGCAAGACAGAGAGGGATTACACGTCGGGGTCCTATAAACAGTCCTCCTTTACGCGTCCAGATTCCACTATCTCCCCCCATTGCAGAGGTTTCCATATGAATTGCACGTACTCTGGTTTTCCATCCTCCTACAATTCCGCCGGATTCACTTAGTTCAGGTACTCCATTTGAAATGGATGAAATATCGGTACTTGTGCCCCCCACATCAATTGTGACACAGGTATGCCTCCCACTTAAATGAGAAGCTCCGATAAGACTTGCAGCAGGTCCTGAAAATACGGTTTCTATAGGTTTTTTGAGTGCATCCTCGATACCTGTTACAGAACCATCACATTTAAGCATCAGGAGCCTGGCACTTATCCCTCTTCTTCTGATGTCTTTGATTATAGTTTCAATAAATTGCTTTATTACAGGAATAAGCCGTGCATTGAGTGTAGCTGTTACAGCTCTTTCATAAGCTCCTATATCCTGAGAGAGTTCATGACCACAAACAACTGGCATATCAACAATTGTTTGAATCAATTCTCGTGTTTTTATTTCGTGATCCGGATTACGGATGCTGAAATGAGATGAAATTGCAAATGCAGATACTTTATCCCTCACATCCTTGACAAAGGACTCAATGGGACTAATATCAAGTTCTTGCATTTCCAGGCCTTTGTGATCATGGCCACCTTTTGCATGAAATATATGCTGGGAAGGAAAACCTTCGCTTTCGCTTCCGTGTTCCCCAATCAGTATAAGTGCTACGGGATATCCGGTATTTTCAAGGACCGTGTTTGTGGCAAGGGTTGTAGAGACAGAAACGACTGCAATATCTTCAAGATATTGAAAATCAAGTCCATCAATTGAATTTTCGATGCCTTCAAGTAAATCCGGATATGTTGTAAGTGCTTTGTTTGAACTGACTACTTTTCCTGAATTGTTTT from Methanohalophilus halophilus includes these protein-coding regions:
- a CDS encoding ATPase domain-containing protein; its protein translation is MDSPGALYSLMDTEPTKLRKQWFHLFEPLRRENITTFFVFETYDIIGQTLQSSGMEGYLPDGIIDTMIKTKDDSSQRYIKVKKMRAMSHMDSYILTVSGNGIESYKETSF
- a CDS encoding shikimate kinase; the encoded protein is MIITLIGMAGVGKSTIGKLLATHLGYSFVDVDDLIMQRIGGPLQDYLDEKGDSAFIKVEEDAILDLDLRDKMVISTGGSAIYSEAAMEILSEKSLIILLDDTFPNIRKRISHPWKRGLVGFREKGIKKLYLERWQLYRKYADIVVDINGMANKKKVVDDIVEKSKELYNSTFDTFSL
- a CDS encoding ACT domain-containing protein, which encodes MTSTRFVITVIGIDKVGIVAHITNVLAQFEVNIVDISQTIMEDLFTMIMLTESKEKGFDLDAFQNAINAAGDELGVEIQVQKDDVFRFMHRI
- a CDS encoding Hsp20/alpha crystallin family protein — its product is MNDRKKDDNNRDENNSFEDIEDLLQYVFEKMREGNDNKPFVYGFSIAHNPMDNDQFNEQSPPAEETPEDVFVKDQTPLVETFKTDDEVYVTVDIKVDEDLVSIASRHNEVDIAVHFPDAGCTETQHVTLPASVDPDSESISCSHGVMDIRYKRRVASTLN
- a CDS encoding MFS transporter; translation: MEKGRLLVYLSIFTIMGLSNAVIPILPELAGLGPGNHSVELSSFLFSAYFIGALLTMLPFGILAERYGFMRFVTISLLLTFFSGAIMLFTNEIHLLILARLMEGAACGAFFPAAFSYLGSFSKRKQYMGEFNFLLNAGLAGGVALSGLLATMGLKYGIMAFTVISFLTLIAGLGYLYKNGRDKEKLQSPIIAEIRQKISTTSGFLVDKSYTGIWIIVFVLIGTNGVLLALYPDYSTGMLSKAELGMAIAVSYISTMISSIWVSHTSMKSKQMINMGIVVAASGTLATIWLPFVGFALVGSGSGLAMVGLPTLLASMSKNKGITMGLYSTYTYGGLAIMPIFAGALSGIMGLEIIFAIFAILLFLTLFVNYKIRPNKNGR
- the msrA gene encoding peptide-methionine (S)-S-oxide reductase MsrA; translated protein: MSLKPMEKATFAAGCFWGIEAAFREVEGVISTRVGYTGGSVPNPSYKEVCTGRTGHAEAVEITYDPQIVSYEQMLDIFWNIHDPTTSNRQGPDVGTQYRSAIFYHDKKQKEIALSCLHKLQQSGKFKAIVTEIEPASEFYPAEDYHQQYFEKMGICSSGKCGWK
- a CDS encoding PFL family protein produces the protein MFIHPEEIMETIQMISSMNLDIRTVTMGINLRDCAHPDIETFNDNIHEKMTRCASKLVDVADEVEQMYGIPIINKRISVTPIATIAETFTQEEIVSIARTLDRAANEIGVDFIGGFTALVHKGMTDGDRRLINAIPEALAVTEKVCSSVNVATTKAGINMNAVNLMGKVIKETADLTRDREGIGCAKLVVFANAPEDNPFMAGAFHGVGEADCVINVGVSGPGVVNSAIRDLDNPDLGEIAECIKKTAFKITRMGEMTGREVSRRLEADFGVVDLSLAPTPEVGDSVAAILEAMGLESCGTHGTTAALALLNDAVKKGGAMASSSVGGLSGAFIPVSEDAGMIEAVKRGSLKLDKLEAMTSVCSVGLDMIAVPGDTSSYTISAIMADEMAIGMINRKTTAVRIIPAPGKKTGDMVEYGGLLGSCPVMPVHKFSSEEFVKKAGRIPAPIQALTN
- a CDS encoding DUF2115 domain-containing protein; translated protein: MICDHLNNGQELTTNLKKKANRFTPSDFMKIRSLMLQSTENLPSKYRQIYGEDLFRHLYETIEEIKRYNATTLLLTFDRKDCLDLIQRIDLMQEEDNEKNRLFTDLAKLTSIYLIFVAGKPLHPLNMEFPGGSKIAKKDNVYYCPAKNKQKDVEIALCKFCICRDMDEMGE
- a CDS encoding hydantoinase/oxoprolinase family protein, encoding MKYSLGIDAGGTYTDVAIIENNSGKVVSSNKALTTYPDLLEGIENSIDGLDFQYLEDIAVVSVSTTLATNTVLENTGYPVALILIGEHGSESEGFPSQHIFHAKGGHDHKGLEMQELDISPIESFVKDVRDKVSAFAISSHFSIRNPDHEIKTRELIQTIVDMPVVCGHELSQDIGAYERAVTATLNARLIPVIKQFIETIIKDIRRRGISARLLMLKCDGSVTGIEDALKKPIETVFSGPAASLIGASHLSGRHTCVTIDVGGTSTDISSISNGVPELSESGGIVGGWKTRVRAIHMETSAMGGDSGIWTRKGGLFIGPRRVIPLCLAAQMYPGFISKLKNASNPQRDLFDENIQPARFFVKNSSGKHELTDSERRILDVLGSEPMSYRELTSLTRSHISSNMLDLLISKRFIRVIGFTPTDVLHVLGDYEQWDVEAASIGADIFARFAFSSKFEICETLKEKFALNMAYDLICFALPNIEKESIMETLTGNYPATFKVKLPVVLIGGPVAPYVKSLGKIVDADIILPQHADVGNAIGALYGKGIKRLEYLIRPASLSEPDQDFLVFSQNGRKSFQTYTQAYDYSIDNGKNVLFEYMKSCGIKKDQISFNIKEKKVIPEGWKHPPMETQLTIMGIGTSPL